The following coding sequences lie in one Spinacia oleracea cultivar Varoflay chromosome 1, BTI_SOV_V1, whole genome shotgun sequence genomic window:
- the LOC110794821 gene encoding factor of DNA methylation 5, protein MADDNHREIISLHQLVVKLAKELDYKNHLLMEKEGLSLERFATMSSLIEEKDRLLGERSAVIGSLMAQKHRLHEGFVEEMRKSEQLKQEIKNIRHRLEVQRQKLDARTMEQEELLTKSTNANGYSESPEINLIVPANQLSQSFDKHNKLQNTLEMLQHLRSRNEDLNDQLEILRRELVEKGEAFHQLESLNQTLISNESSCNEELKSARMEAINFFLNIGGDGTKVGIKRIGEIDPQPFRDVCFMKYCSLSWEEKFNELYSLWQANVNDPSWKPFKKDINSGELSEVADENDKKLAELRKEWGEEAYKAVVNALLDFRKYNLKMKSSIPELWNFEEGRRAYMKEVIQYIIKRCEFYRNRDNEQSGTIFGLMAEKERLLRKLAGINILMEEKDKLLKEKCAEIGKSIEQDMEKDKTLNKMSATISTLTAEKHMLLESCNAEKCMEKQSVMLKHESQFEEKLAKQSEEHKETKRPNCESNESLKIKEESMDWFLEYLMDQGGPAKKLKNSKAQSSKRQICSTSENKMLLGQNTGELSKLPKAEPDMYGEALDGRWDVLEVLRPSTNLLPSKAVVTSPSYSMALERSFQVVCVEKNGDECFRRDGHATSSTTNVQVP, encoded by the exons ATGGCAGATGACAACCATCGAGAGATAATCAGTCTGCATCAACTTGTGGTGAAACTTGCCAAAGAATTAGATTACAAGAACCATCTCTTGATGGAGAAGGAAGGTCTGAGTCTGGAAAGATTTGCTACTATGAGCTCTTTGATTGAAGAGAAAGATAGGCTTCTTGGTGAGAGATCTGCTGTAATTGGTTCATTGATGGCACAAAAACATAGGCTACATGAAGGTTTTGTCGAAG AGATGCGAAAATCTGAACAATTGAAACAAGAGATAAAGAACATCAGGCATCGATTAGAAGTTCAGCGGCAGAAACTGGATGCTAGAACCATGGAACAGGAGGAACTTCTTACTAAATCTACAAATGCTAATGGGTATTCAGAATCTCCAGAGATCAATCTGATTGTCCCAGCAAACCAATTGAGTCAGTCCTTTGACAAGCATAACAAGCTGCAAAACACTTTGGAGATG TTGCAACACTTGAGGTCACGGAATGAAGATCTGAATGATCAGCTTGAAATTCTGAGGAGAGAACTTGTTGAGAAAGGAGAAGCATTTCATCAGCTTGAAAGCCTTAATCAAACTCTTATATCGAATGAGTCTTCATGCAACGAAGAGCTGAAATCTGCAAGAATGGAAGCCATAAAT TTCTTCCTAAATATCGGAGGCGATGGAACAAAAGTTGGGATCAAGAGAATAGGGGAGATTGACCCACAACCTTTCCGGGATGTATGTTTTATGAAATATTGCAGTTTAAGCTGGGAGGAAAAATTCAACGAATTATATTCGTTGTGGCAAGCAAATGTCAATGATCCAAGCTGGAAACCCTTCAAGAAAGATATCAACAGTGGAGAATTGAGT GAGGTTGCTGATGAAAATGACAAGAAGCTCGCAGAGTTGAGAAAAGAATGGGGTGAAGAAGCATACAAAGCCGTTGTTAATGCACTGCTGGATTTCAGGAAGTACAACCTCAAAATGAAGTCTTCAATTCCTGAACTTTGGAACTTTGAAGAGGGAAGAAGGGCTTATATGAAAGAAGTAATTCAGTACATCATCAAGCGCTGTGAATTCTATAGAAACAGAGACAATGAACAGTCTGGAACTATCTTCGGGCTGATGGCAGAGAAAGAGAGATTACTTAGGAAATTGGCAGGTATCAATATTCTAATGGAGGAGAAGGACAAGCTTCTGAAAGAGAAGTGTGCAGAAATTGGAAAATCGATAGAGCAGGATATGGAGAAGGATAAAACACTTAACAAAATGTCTGCAACTATTAGTACATTAACGGCAGAGAAACATATGTTACTTGAAAGTTGTAATGCAG AGAAATGCATGGAGAAGCAGAGTGTGATGTTAAAGCATGAATCGCAATTTGAAGAGAAGCTGGCAAAGCAATCAGAGGAGCATAAGGAAACAAAGCGTCCCAATTGTGAGAGTAATGAAAGCTTAAAAATCAAGGAGGAAAGTATGGACTGGTTTCTGGAGTATTTAATGGATCAAGGTGGGCCTGCAAAGAAGTTAAAGAACTCCAAAGCTCAAAGTTCAAAAAGGCAAATTTGTTCAACATCAGAAAATAAAATG TTACTAGGTCAAAACACGGGTGAACTATCAAAGCTTCCTAAAGCTGAGCCTGACATGTATGGGGAAGCACTGGATGGGAGGTGGGATGTATTAGAAGTTTTACGACCAAGCACAAATCTTCTGCCCTCAAAAGCTGTCGTTACCTCTCCATCATACTCAATGGCCCTGGAAAGAA GTTTTCAGGTGGTTTGCGTGGAAAAAAATGGTGATGAATGTTTTCGGAGAGATGGGCATGCGACTAGTAGTACTACCAATGTTCAAGTGCCATGA